The DNA window ACAGGGAGTTAACCGTCCGCAGCCAAAGAGATCCCGAGACTCGTGCTCAAGACCTCTTTTGCGGCCCTAGCGATGTTGAAGGAGGTCTTATGAGCAAGAAATTGTACGTCGGGAATCTTCCCTTTTCCGCAACGGAGGATTCGCTGAAAGAGGCGTTTTCGCGTTTCGGAACGGTGGAATCGGTGAGCATCATCACGGACCGGTACACGGGCCAGAGCAAAGGGTTCGGTTTTATCGAGCTATCGACCAAGCAGGAGGCCGCCGAGGCCATCGCCAAGATGAACACCGCCGAAATGGACGGGAGGACGCTCAAGGTATCCGAGGCCCTTCCCCAGGCGCCCCGCGAAGGAGGGGGTGCGCGGCGAGGCTTTGGCGGAGGCGGCGGAGGAGGCCGAGGCGGTGGCGGCGGAGGATACCGCCGGTAACCGTCCGTCCCCGCACCGAAAGATGTCCTTTGGGGGCCATGAGTCCCTCGTGGCCCCCGCACAACCCTCCCTCATGAAGAGAGCGTCCCCTACCCTCTCTGTGTGATCTCTCACGACAGTGACTGTCGTATCCACCCGGCGGTCCCATCCGTGTCGGAATGAGCAATTGAAAATCCCGCCCCCGACCGGATCTCGTACCCGGTCCTTTCCCGGAATGGGTCAGAATCCGATCCGTCGACGGGGCGGTTTTGGCGGTTCCATCAAGGCACGGATCGCGTCGAAGACCACGCGGAATTGGGCGTCATACTTTCCTTCGAGCGCGTCCACCTTTCGGTGAAGGCATGGGGCATCTTCCGATACTTTGCCGCCTCGCTTCCTTTTCGCCTAACGCTGACGGGACCTCCGCGAGCACCTCGCCCGCCAGGCGATCATTTGAGGACGAACACGACGCGGCTGTCCCGCTGGTTCTCCTTCTTCTCCGGGGCCAGTGCCTTCGGCTCCACCAGGAAGACCCTCCCGGGCTCCACCTGCTTCGATGCGAGCAGGTAATCCTTCACGGCCTGGGCCCGCCTCTGCGCGAGCAGGTGCAGGTCGTCGTCGGTCACCTGGATGTGGGCCTGCATCAGCTTCTCCATCTCGGGGACGGGGAGGTCCTTGGCCATTCCGAGGAGGTTCCGGGGCTTGGGGAACTTCTCCACCCGGTAGGCCCGCTTGAGGTACTCGGGATACTCCTTCGCGTCGACGACGACGTTGTCGAGCGAGGGCGCTTCCCCGCCTTTCCCTACGAGGTCCTTGAGTTTCTGGGACCGGACCTTTCGGTCGAACAGCGACTGCAGCAGCGCCTCCCGGTCCTTCTCCTTGTCCACGTGCCCCGCGATCTCGAGCTTCAAGGCGGGCCGGTCGTACAGCGCCTTGACGAGCGTCTTGAGTTTCGCCTCCCCCGGCGCGTCGAGTTTCTCCTGGCCGTAATCGAACTCCAGGTAGC is part of the Candidatus Deferrimicrobiaceae bacterium genome and encodes:
- a CDS encoding RNA-binding protein produces the protein MSKKLYVGNLPFSATEDSLKEAFSRFGTVESVSIITDRYTGQSKGFGFIELSTKQEAAEAIAKMNTAEMDGRTLKVSEALPQAPREGGGARRGFGGGGGGGRGGGGGGYRR